GGGGGCATAGGGGGTGTTGGGGCGAGACCAGGGGCACTGGAGGGGCGGGGGCGATAGTTGGGGGcacgggggggcgggggggagcgggctCTGTAGAGGCAGGGACCGGCGGGGTGGGGGCAGGACGtcccgcgcatgcgcagtggccGCCCAGAGGCTGCCGGGGCAGAGCCTGGCGGAAGCATGCGCGCATGCGTGCTGGCTGCCAGCGCCGCTGGCCGGCCGGGGCCCACGCCGTCCGCGCATGCGCCGCGCCTGCCTCGGCGAGCAACGGCGCGAGCAGGACCGGAAACGGAAGCGGCCGTGGCGTCATCGGCCGGGCGACGGGCGCGGGGCGACGGGCCCGGCATGAGCGCGGCCGAGAggggcccgggcccgggcggcggccccggccccacgGCGGAACCgggcggtggtggcggcggcggcgggagaaaggcgcgggggcggccgcggctGACGGAGTCGgaccgggcgcggcggcggctggaGTCGCGGAAGAAGTACGACGTGCGGCGGGTGTACCTGGGCGAGGCGCACGGGCCCTGGGTCGACCTGCGCCGCCGCAGCGGCTGGAGCGATGCCAAGCTGGCGGCCTACctgctggggctggagcgggggcaGCGCGCCGGGCGGCGCGGGTGAGCGGGGCtgagcagccggggggggggacacgggacggaCGGGATCGGGGGGGCTCCGAgtgctccttcctctcctgcGGCGCTCGGGGGGGGACGAGCTCCCCCCCCGCGAGGAGGGGCGCCCCTGCTTGTCCCCAGGCCACTGCCCCTCTCTCTGCAGGAAGCCGTGGGAACAGATCCCTAAAAAgcccaaaaggaagaaaagtgagtGCTGGGTGTGAGGAGGGTGAGTGGGGgcgccccgggccggggggggctcggggggtctcaggcaggggctgggaagcCTGAAGGGGCTcccggggcaggggtgggggctagggctggggctggaggtggggggaaggggatagggcaggggctggggtggggggtgccaGGCTGCCCGCAGCCCTCCCCCAGGGCGGCGGCGCAACGTGAATTGCCTGCGGCACGCGGTGATCTGGTACGAGGACCACCGGCAGCGCTGCCCCTACGAGCCGCGGCTGGCGGAGCTGGACCCCTCCGTGGGGCTCTACACCACGGCTGTCTGGCAGTGCGAGCGCGGGCACCGCTACTTCCAGGACCTGCACTCGCCTCTGAGGCCAGGCCCCTCACCGACTCTGACGGCGACAGTGACGACGGTgcgcaggggggtgggggggctgcactGGTGGGGGGGGCTTAGCTGGGTtcggggcacccaggggtgcggCTCTGAGGCAATTGGGAGGATCTGACTGCACCTTCTGGGGGGCTGGCCTGCAGGTGGGGGGCCCAGGGGCTTGAGAGCGGTTCTTTGGGTGGTGGGGGCACTCCTTTggggctcggggtggggggggcttgGGTGGTGGGGGCACTTCTTTGGGCCTTGGAGGGGACGGTTCTTTGAGGAGGCCTCTCCTTgatcttctctctctcttgcagcagctcctggtagctcctcctcctcctcagggggcTGCAGCTCAGGCTCAGAGGCAATGCCACAGGGGGCTCTGTCAGCTCCAGGGGGGGAAACAGTGGCCCCCCCTGCGGGTGCGGGCCCCCCCGAGGGCGCTGCAGAGGGGCGAGGGGCGGCACTGGAGGCTGTGGTCTGCGTGCCGTTGCCACTGCCTCTGCGGCTGGGCACAGGGCGGGGGACACTGGCTGAGGGGGGCCCCCccaccctgctgcaggggcctccTCTCTTCATCCTGGCCAGCCCTGGCTATGATgcactgggggggctgcagctggaCGTGGCGGGGGATGAGGTGCCCTGTGCTCTGCTGGAAGGGGGGGGCGCCTTCCCCCCACTCCCTCTGGACCCCCACCTCCCTAAGACAGGTATGGGGAGTAAGGGTCATGGGGATATGGGAAAATGGGGTGCTGGGACCTCCGGTTCGGGTGAGATTGGGGTGTTTGCGGGGGTGAGCGGGAAGATAAGGGTTAGGGGCTAGGAGGGATTGGGGTTGGGAATCAAGGCCATTTGGGGTTAAGGGGGGTCAtcaggtgctgggggggtgggggtagcAGTGCCTCACTTGCCACGTTGATGGCAGAAGAGGACGAGGTGCTGGGGGTGAAGCAGGAGGAGGTGCCCCTCCCGGCCGCCGAGCCCCCGCCACAGCCCACTCCGGAGCCCCCCCAGGAGCCGCTTCCGCCCCCCCTGGCTGAGGATGCCGACGGTGGTGACGTCTCTGCCATCATCTACGAGATCCCTAAAGAGCCCGAGAGGTCAGAGGGGCAGAGGATGTGGGTCACCTGGGTCCCCAGGGGTCCAAGGGTGGACAGGTTGGGGAGGGAGCTCAGGGCTTGGGAGGGAGGATGGAGTTTGGGGTGTCCCTAGGGGTTCAGGGGAAGTGTGAGGTGGTGTGGGAGTCTTGGGGAGTCACTACGAAGTTCCAGAGTTTCTGGGGATGTGAAGGTGGGGTCAGGGCTGGGGAGGACCTGGGGTATTACAGGGGGTTTGAGGAccgggcagggggctgcaggggttggGTCTTTTATAGGGCTgaggggggttttttttggggtgtgttctTGGGTTGGAGGAGCTGTTTGAGTCTGTGAAGGGGTTTAGGAGTCTGCGAGCACATAGAGGGCTGTTGGACAAGGACTCCAAGTGCCTGGGCCCCCCGGTGCTGTGGCCCCTGTGGGGGGGCTCACCCTGGGCTGTGCTGTTGCCCCCCCTCGCAGGCGGCAGCGGGGCAGACGGGCCCGTGCCCCCCACCCTGATGCCAAGGAGCTCCCCGAGCCCATCGCTTGTCCCTATGCGGGTTGCGGGCAGGTCTACGTTGCTCTCAGCAGCTTCCAGGTGCGGGCCACCCCGATTCCTCCCATGCACCCTGGGT
This genomic window from Numenius arquata unplaced genomic scaffold, bNumArq3.hap1.1 HAP1_SCAFFOLD_1276, whole genome shotgun sequence contains:
- the ZNF653 gene encoding LOW QUALITY PROTEIN: zinc finger protein 653 (The sequence of the model RefSeq protein was modified relative to this genomic sequence to represent the inferred CDS: deleted 5 bases in 3 codons) yields the protein MRSGRPEAAGAEPGGSMRACVLAASAAGRPGPRRPRMRRACLGEQRREQDRKRKRPWRHRGRRARGDGPGMSAAERGPGPGGGPGPTAEPGGGGGGGGRKARGRPRLTESDRARRRLESRKKYDVRRVYLGEAHGPWVDLRRRSGWSDAKLAAYLLGLERGQRAGRRGKPWEQIPKKPKRKKRRRRNVNCLRHAVIWYEDHRQRCPYEPRLAELDPSVGLYTTAVWQCERGHRYFQDLHSPLARPLTDSDGDSDDAAPGSSSSSSGGCSSGSEAMPQGALSAPGGETVAPPAGAGPPEGAAEGRGAALEAVVCVPLPLPLRLGTGRGTLAEGGPPTLLQGPPLFILASPGYDALGGLQLDVAGDEVPCALLEGGGAFPPLPLDPHLPKTEEDEVLGVKQEEVPLPAAEPPPQPTPEPPQEPLPPPLAEDADGGDVSAIIYEIPKEPERRQRGRRARAPHPDAKELPEPIACPYAGCGQVYVALSSFQNHINLVHRKGRTQQCPQPGCGKRFYLANHLRRHMVIHSGVREFTCETCGKSFKRKNHLEVHRRTHTGETPLQCEVCGYRCRQRASLTWHMRRHGGAGLRPFPCERCGRRFERPEGLKFHALKSHPEPRGT